A window from Ignavibacteriota bacterium encodes these proteins:
- a CDS encoding TonB-dependent receptor encodes MITYIKIFLFTSLVFAVQSTTFGKNVNIHIIVLDSENNKVVPNAIVKIVELSKSFTCNDNGELSIPKLDYGIYTFAIHHISYEENVSNITIDENSNKKIVFYLIPKTIQLDPVVIADYKSYSTFDDLRELSNVLKGKNLQKQLGLTLAATLKNEAGLSMRSMGPAPSRPVIRGLGSNRVVISEDGIKTVDLSATSPDHAVTIDPFTIERIEVLRGPKILTQSSTTIGGIVNTIRNEIPKVQHDDLIGSIGSYVETVNQGFLGSAMIEYPISDFSFRTEISKRKTNDLKTPIKKLKNSDSENLNYSFSGSYFPSFGVLGISYRNFELDYGVPGGFVGAHPKGVDIEIKKNQFNILNDIKIDNENFENIEIALSRVYYRHKEYESSGAIGSEFEIENYIGKIDLNIKKFTIFTNGILGLNFEYENFNVGGFVFTPPSKHYNLSTYLFENFDYKKIKFEFGARYNFDQITPDKNNPDSKIGFIRKRIFNTYSLSASALYEISNIVYIGTNLSKSSRTPTVEELFSQGPHLAAYSFEIGNPNLKDESGFGAEVFIYHNFQDFYFNLTFFRNDLTNYIIPRNIGETNYATFLPIYQTSGVEAILQGFENRIDWNICNCLKISNTISFTEGKFKSDGYLPQIPPLKGLLEITYKSDYLNFGVSNEWALAQNNVDEFEEPTKGYFVNNLFLQYSFSLNGLINNISFNVDNIFDQEYRNHLSRVKSILPEAGRNFRLSYKMYFHM; translated from the coding sequence ATGATAACTTATATAAAAATATTTTTATTTACATCATTAGTTTTTGCTGTACAAAGTACAACCTTTGGCAAAAATGTAAATATACACATTATTGTTCTTGATTCAGAAAACAATAAAGTTGTACCAAATGCAATTGTAAAAATTGTAGAACTATCAAAATCATTTACGTGTAACGATAATGGTGAATTATCAATCCCAAAATTGGATTATGGAATTTATACATTTGCAATTCATCACATTAGTTATGAAGAAAATGTTTCAAATATTACAATTGATGAAAATTCAAATAAGAAAATTGTTTTTTATTTAATTCCAAAAACAATTCAACTTGATCCGGTTGTAATTGCTGATTATAAATCCTACTCAACTTTTGATGATTTGAGAGAATTATCAAATGTTCTAAAGGGAAAAAATTTGCAAAAACAATTAGGATTAACACTTGCTGCAACTTTAAAAAATGAAGCTGGTCTATCGATGAGATCGATGGGACCAGCTCCTTCAAGACCAGTAATTCGCGGATTAGGTTCCAACAGAGTTGTTATAAGTGAAGATGGAATTAAAACAGTAGATTTATCAGCAACTTCTCCGGATCATGCAGTAACAATTGATCCATTTACAATTGAAAGAATTGAAGTACTTCGCGGACCAAAAATTTTAACACAAAGTTCTACAACAATTGGTGGAATTGTTAATACAATTAGAAATGAAATTCCTAAAGTTCAGCATGATGATTTAATAGGTTCCATTGGTAGTTATGTTGAAACAGTAAACCAAGGATTTCTTGGTTCAGCAATGATAGAATACCCAATTTCCGATTTTTCTTTTAGAACGGAAATAAGCAAAAGAAAAACAAATGATTTAAAAACTCCAATTAAGAAATTGAAAAATTCGGATTCTGAAAATTTGAATTATAGTTTTTCCGGAAGTTATTTTCCAAGTTTTGGTGTTTTGGGAATTTCATATAGAAATTTTGAATTAGATTATGGAGTTCCTGGTGGATTTGTTGGAGCTCACCCAAAAGGTGTTGATATAGAAATAAAAAAAAATCAATTTAATATTTTAAATGATATAAAAATTGATAATGAAAATTTTGAGAATATTGAAATTGCATTAAGCAGAGTTTATTATCGTCATAAAGAATATGAATCAAGCGGGGCAATTGGTTCAGAATTTGAAATAGAAAATTATATTGGTAAAATTGATCTGAATATTAAAAAATTTACAATTTTTACAAATGGAATTCTGGGATTAAATTTTGAATATGAAAATTTTAATGTTGGTGGATTTGTGTTTACACCACCCTCAAAGCATTATAATTTATCAACTTATCTATTTGAAAATTTTGATTATAAAAAGATAAAATTCGAATTTGGAGCAAGATATAATTTTGATCAAATTACTCCAGATAAAAATAACCCAGATTCAAAAATTGGTTTTATTAGAAAAAGAATATTTAACACTTATTCACTTTCAGCTTCTGCCTTATACGAAATATCTAATATAGTTTACATTGGAACAAATTTAAGCAAATCTTCAAGAACGCCAACTGTGGAAGAATTATTTTCTCAAGGTCCGCACTTGGCTGCATATTCCTTTGAAATTGGAAATCCAAATTTAAAAGATGAAAGTGGATTTGGAGCAGAAGTTTTTATCTATCATAATTTTCAAGACTTTTATTTCAATTTAACATTTTTTAGAAATGATTTAACAAATTATATAATTCCGCGAAATATTGGAGAAACCAATTATGCAACTTTTCTTCCAATTTACCAAACCAGCGGTGTTGAAGCAATTTTACAAGGATTTGAAAATAGAATTGACTGGAATATTTGCAATTGTCTAAAAATTTCAAACACTATAAGTTTCACAGAAGGAAAATTTAAATCGGATGGCTATTTACCTCAAATTCCACCGTTAAAAGGATTGCTTGAAATTACATATAAAAGTGATTATTTAAATTTTGGAGTTTCTAACGAATGGGCTTTGGCACAAAATAATGTTGATGAATTTGAAGAACCAACAAAAGGTTATTTTGTTAATAATTTATTCTTG